In one window of Paraflavitalea soli DNA:
- a CDS encoding energy transducer TonB family protein, which yields MKKSSLVCLLIIFVNNLLAQQKDFEGTITYSVDTKSKVPGVSDQVWKIMLGLGDKLEITIKEGYIRRTTSYGEEYYIPEKQRAYLKFKGIDTLYYVDYAADTSQGVKVERPAEQKNIAGIDCKAIIVTTSNSATKFFYAPSLYLNPAYHKDNKIGRFDVFARETSSVWLGCTQVNNSYTLTHQCTSIKQTPVDKAVFNLPALPEKKFTFEAISVPARFAGSGGWNKYLQGNLKTELAVKYLKIPRDQSSATQTVLVDFFVDEQGLISNVQVLNKKEVHPKLAEEAMRVVTESPRWKPATVFNTKIPQHVTQPVVFQVMK from the coding sequence ATGAAAAAGAGTAGCCTTGTATGCCTGCTGATCATCTTTGTCAACAACCTGTTGGCGCAACAAAAAGATTTTGAAGGAACCATTACTTATTCAGTAGATACAAAATCAAAAGTACCGGGCGTGAGCGACCAGGTCTGGAAGATCATGCTTGGACTGGGAGATAAGCTGGAGATCACGATCAAAGAAGGTTATATCCGCCGCACCACCAGCTATGGTGAGGAATATTATATTCCGGAAAAGCAGCGGGCCTATCTCAAATTCAAAGGCATCGACACGTTATATTATGTGGATTATGCGGCCGACACCAGCCAGGGCGTAAAGGTGGAAAGACCGGCTGAACAAAAGAATATTGCCGGCATAGATTGTAAAGCGATCATTGTTACCACCAGCAATTCGGCCACCAAATTTTTCTATGCGCCCTCCTTGTACCTCAACCCAGCCTACCACAAGGATAATAAGATCGGGCGCTTCGATGTGTTTGCCCGGGAAACCAGCTCTGTATGGCTTGGCTGCACACAGGTAAACAACTCTTATACCTTAACCCATCAATGTACCTCCATCAAACAAACACCTGTTGACAAGGCTGTTTTTAACCTGCCTGCCTTGCCCGAGAAGAAGTTCACGTTTGAAGCGATCAGTGTACCGGCGCGGTTTGCCGGCAGTGGCGGCTGGAACAAATACCTGCAGGGCAACCTGAAGACCGAACTGGCCGTCAAATACCTCAAGATCCCCCGCGATCAAAGTTCAGCTACACAGACCGTACTGGTTGACTTCTTTGTTGATGAGCAGGGGCTGATCTCCAATGTACAGGTGCTGAATAAGAAAGAAGTGCATCCCAAACTCGCTGAGGAAGCCATGCGTGTAGTGACCGAATCGCCCAGGTGGAAACCCGCCACCGTATTCAATACTAAGATACCACAACACGTCACACAGCCGGTGGTATTCCAGGTAATGAAGTGA
- a CDS encoding DEAD/DEAH box helicase codes for MVSINQLPARLSNHLKDKGWTDMTSIQKAAYQHIFDGTSCIIEAPTSGGKTEAVLFPLLARFAGPTTPGVRILYIAPLKALLNDLFTRVKKYAECCSLDAFKWHGDVSQGDKVEQMLYPAQILLTTPESIEAILLRKANWQQVFANLETIVIDEAHYFAQTERGAHLMALLERIGEGIGKVPQRVAVTATIGNPEELVQWLTGNRPGGIPIKVPNSTSKQRDFLIEFIDEETSNLHSRLYQLLPNKKSIVFERSRSGTEDTATRINELNQLTQSRIPVKVKTHHSSVSKRLREDAEVSIKMASESSLNAIISTSTLELGIDIGDLDQVIQVGGLHSSGSFLQRVGRTGRRDGRPQFFRGFCIEAGELVLLAGCVSLGMAHQSEKILFPKRAFHILAHQIICICLQKKGATPDQIWPILSRAACFAEITRTEFDTLIAFMVKEDLLRYIHGMTLMTGDKAEKEFLRASGKRLFAIFDTGIMYDVVDGKKLVGTLDADFMRIQQLPFVFVLGGIEWNAKKIDHQAQQVLVSRNESGSAPQWTSMRSKDVPFELAQEIGRLLVAGKPLGFLDFRATVIMRREANQHSGLGWDNHTWTLDPSANDGKFYLWTFCGDKINRAIKFLLDAELGIRAKYDYQLVTIDIDKKKPTSSARIIDYLVSLGNSTEKELEQIIMPNMRASWFSKFSICLPDELAKITLREKGIDLAGLLREINKIQIRQLNDDLPAGSSGTFEAEAVE; via the coding sequence ATGGTTTCCATCAATCAACTGCCTGCCAGACTAAGCAATCATCTCAAAGACAAGGGATGGACAGACATGACCTCGATTCAGAAGGCCGCCTATCAGCATATTTTCGATGGTACTAGCTGTATCATCGAGGCACCCACTTCCGGTGGCAAAACCGAAGCCGTATTGTTTCCCCTACTGGCGCGTTTTGCCGGCCCAACTACCCCGGGTGTCCGTATTCTGTACATTGCTCCGCTCAAGGCCCTGTTGAACGACCTTTTTACCAGGGTTAAAAAATATGCTGAATGTTGTTCCCTGGATGCCTTCAAATGGCATGGAGACGTAAGTCAGGGAGATAAGGTAGAGCAAATGCTCTACCCCGCACAGATTCTGCTAACTACTCCTGAATCCATCGAAGCGATATTGCTCCGCAAGGCCAACTGGCAGCAAGTTTTTGCGAACCTAGAAACCATCGTGATCGATGAGGCGCATTATTTTGCACAAACTGAGCGAGGCGCCCACCTAATGGCCCTACTTGAACGCATCGGAGAAGGCATCGGTAAAGTACCACAACGCGTGGCAGTTACCGCCACCATAGGTAATCCCGAGGAGTTGGTGCAGTGGCTTACTGGCAACAGGCCGGGCGGCATTCCTATAAAAGTTCCCAACTCAACATCGAAACAGCGTGACTTTCTCATTGAGTTCATTGACGAAGAGACCTCTAATCTTCACAGCCGTCTCTATCAATTATTACCCAATAAGAAAAGCATTGTTTTTGAACGTTCACGCAGCGGAACTGAGGACACTGCCACTCGTATCAACGAACTCAATCAGCTTACTCAAAGTCGTATACCTGTAAAAGTAAAAACACACCATTCTTCTGTTAGCAAGCGACTGCGGGAGGATGCGGAAGTATCTATTAAAATGGCTTCTGAATCATCACTCAATGCCATCATCAGCACCTCGACATTGGAATTGGGTATCGATATTGGTGACTTGGACCAGGTGATTCAGGTTGGGGGGTTACATAGTTCGGGTTCCTTTCTCCAACGTGTGGGACGAACTGGCCGTAGAGATGGAAGACCGCAGTTCTTCCGTGGTTTTTGCATAGAGGCAGGAGAGCTTGTACTACTGGCCGGCTGCGTTAGCCTGGGCATGGCTCATCAATCTGAAAAGATATTGTTTCCTAAAAGAGCCTTTCATATTCTTGCGCATCAGATCATTTGTATTTGTCTACAGAAGAAAGGTGCCACGCCCGACCAGATCTGGCCAATCCTTTCCAGAGCCGCCTGCTTTGCTGAAATTACACGCACAGAATTTGATACCCTTATCGCTTTTATGGTCAAAGAAGATCTGCTGCGCTACATTCACGGAATGACACTAATGACAGGCGATAAAGCCGAAAAGGAGTTTTTACGCGCCAGCGGTAAGAGACTGTTTGCTATTTTTGATACCGGTATCATGTATGATGTGGTAGATGGTAAAAAGCTCGTCGGTACCCTGGATGCCGATTTTATGAGGATTCAGCAGCTTCCATTTGTATTTGTACTTGGGGGTATAGAATGGAACGCAAAAAAGATTGATCACCAAGCCCAACAAGTATTGGTCAGCAGGAATGAATCGGGCAGCGCTCCCCAATGGACCAGTATGAGAAGCAAGGATGTGCCTTTTGAACTAGCGCAAGAGATTGGGCGATTATTAGTCGCTGGAAAGCCACTTGGATTCTTGGATTTCCGGGCAACAGTGATCATGAGAAGGGAAGCTAACCAGCATAGCGGCCTGGGTTGGGATAACCATACCTGGACTCTTGACCCCTCGGCGAATGACGGAAAGTTTTATCTATGGACTTTTTGTGGGGATAAGATCAACCGGGCAATCAAATTCTTATTAGATGCTGAACTCGGCATTCGTGCCAAATATGATTATCAATTGGTCACCATTGATATCGATAAAAAAAAGCCCACCTCTTCTGCAAGGATCATAGACTATTTAGTTTCCCTGGGCAATTCGACGGAAAAAGAGCTTGAGCAAATAATCATGCCGAATATGAGGGCTAGCTGGTTCTCGAAATTTTCGATATGCCTGCCTGATGAGCTGGCAAAGATCACCCTTAGGGAAAAGGGTATTGACCTGGCGGGCCTTTTACGAGAAATTAATAAAATACAGATCCGGCAGCTGAATGACGACTTGCCAGCTGGGTCTTCAGGGACATTTGAAGCTGAAGCGGTAGAATAA
- a CDS encoding DUF4272 domain-containing protein — translation MTCTFYSHETGFDKIRQIVAAVLPAAKLTTGKEGESDCLQIDLPGGFLSKSSTLLIKYRQREDTTIPIANDEEGDIVANFRGLYSYVAQLPCSNEMVMTLFLQKITTLNSEFVVDQVQGKTKDLTLLVQQLAREFDAVLFVQPGTEISRSSTQHFLDKHLNLLLDQQGRCNVSTLDVKVNIQDFDHTAIVLVPEQTDRKARSEELLTTRHIKINKHLPCIESAAETILRTPNEIAQRVTVLAIANLVANDDMTGEEARLYLETHFLWSLVTPDERQFFANPTPERKRHESWKSEGIYTLLWSIYKIDELPFPDVLCDLGSVEPGDYPINPDQEPNEFINSITTSRSKEEILDAADLYYRLDWACVDARINNRDMEVIHPGVVYERHYALNWLIRYSDQDWDDVSCDT, via the coding sequence ATGACCTGCACCTTCTACTCGCATGAAACCGGTTTTGATAAGATCAGACAAATTGTTGCCGCTGTATTGCCGGCAGCCAAATTAACAACAGGCAAAGAAGGTGAATCCGACTGCCTGCAGATAGACCTGCCGGGCGGCTTTTTAAGCAAAAGCAGTACCCTCCTCATTAAGTATAGGCAAAGGGAGGATACAACTATTCCCATCGCGAACGACGAAGAGGGGGATATAGTGGCCAATTTCAGAGGACTTTATAGCTATGTGGCGCAATTGCCGTGCAGCAATGAAATGGTCATGACATTGTTTCTGCAAAAGATCACCACCCTCAATAGTGAGTTTGTGGTGGACCAGGTACAAGGAAAGACGAAAGACCTTACCCTATTGGTCCAACAGCTTGCCCGGGAATTTGATGCCGTATTGTTTGTACAGCCCGGTACTGAGATCAGTCGTTCTTCCACACAACATTTCCTGGACAAACACCTCAACCTGCTATTGGACCAGCAAGGCCGGTGTAATGTGTCGACCCTCGATGTGAAGGTAAACATCCAGGATTTTGACCATACCGCCATCGTGTTGGTGCCGGAGCAAACGGATAGAAAGGCCCGGTCGGAAGAACTGCTGACTACCCGGCATATTAAGATCAACAAACATTTGCCTTGTATCGAATCGGCAGCTGAAACAATACTGCGGACGCCGAACGAGATCGCTCAGCGTGTGACCGTATTGGCTATTGCCAACCTGGTGGCTAATGATGATATGACGGGGGAAGAGGCCAGGCTATACTTGGAAACTCATTTCTTATGGTCATTGGTGACACCAGACGAGCGGCAGTTCTTTGCCAATCCAACACCGGAGCGAAAGCGGCACGAAAGCTGGAAAAGTGAAGGCATTTACACCTTGTTATGGTCTATCTATAAAATTGATGAGCTGCCTTTTCCCGATGTACTGTGCGACTTGGGTAGCGTTGAGCCAGGCGATTACCCGATCAATCCTGACCAAGAACCCAATGAATTCATTAATTCTATTACCACGTCGAGGTCAAAAGAAGAAATACTGGATGCTGCCGATCTCTATTATCGGCTGGATTGGGCCTGTGTCGATGCCCGCATTAATAACAGGGACATGGAGGTCATTCACCCGGGAGTTGTTTATGAAAGGCATTATGCCCTCAACTGGCTGATCAGGTACAGTGACCAGGACTGGGATGATGTGTCTTGCGATACCTGA
- a CDS encoding alpha-L-rhamnosidase-related protein → MHSRRHFIQQSSLAGLAFLAPAKWFPTREGQFTYVSPYFKLELAASAPQLLYFSTDSLGKGMLDTNPLLPQQPVNAHLYTSRIRKNKISYYTGANQQTAPAWEIQCDKKSFTLQTAWKEGSSIAAFDLSFSQRLNHCTLLGAMPGGQQVQFPCVLHFPGMGSFRIHCNQPDVTLAYDAYRFHGPNEKGEPYVRLSLAAASANHPHITYRFESITIFPDLPGIRQDARFDGFRRNYINIFQLNPRIRSLANNSASDACAFTMYLYAEMARKTPALTDQLTAMDLVRNSLEQYLAGMKAYGQVGYKGGYGWQSEFDSCDSAPSLIMSACYYILDTKDHTWASRHYEGIKAWAMAMIATDHNKDGLIEYGHSGNAGSWTGSFKRPANWWDTIGFGHDDAYSNILVYRATTLLATVAAQLNNKADEAFFNVFAGKLKAAFYPAFYNAATGVLAGWRSKDGQLHDYYFLFVNSMAVTYDLVDAEAGKRMMQVLLQKMKAVGYTRFDLGLPGNLVPIADADYTHHDPRWGYQRFQVYENGGATGCYAYFTIHALFKLGMRSEAEAILFPMLENYTQNHFQGPCAGSEMTRDWKTWSGECWGYEGFLVDNYLPFLAVHDREHAL, encoded by the coding sequence ATGCACTCGAGACGACATTTTATTCAACAATCCTCCCTGGCTGGCCTGGCTTTCCTGGCGCCGGCCAAATGGTTCCCTACCCGCGAAGGCCAGTTTACCTATGTATCGCCGTATTTCAAACTGGAGCTGGCGGCTTCGGCTCCCCAACTCCTTTATTTTTCAACCGACAGCCTGGGAAAAGGAATGCTGGACACGAATCCCTTATTGCCGCAGCAGCCAGTCAATGCCCATTTGTATACCAGCAGGATCAGGAAAAACAAGATCAGTTATTACACCGGCGCCAATCAGCAAACAGCACCGGCCTGGGAAATACAATGCGACAAGAAAAGCTTTACCCTGCAAACTGCCTGGAAGGAAGGATCATCCATAGCAGCCTTTGACCTGTCCTTTTCCCAGCGCCTGAACCATTGCACCCTCCTGGGCGCCATGCCGGGCGGGCAGCAGGTACAATTTCCCTGCGTGCTGCATTTCCCGGGCATGGGCAGTTTCCGTATCCATTGCAACCAGCCCGATGTCACCCTCGCCTATGATGCTTACCGTTTTCATGGTCCCAATGAAAAAGGCGAGCCCTATGTGCGGCTTTCCCTGGCAGCCGCTTCTGCCAATCACCCACACATTACCTATCGCTTTGAATCCATTACCATCTTCCCCGACCTGCCCGGCATACGGCAGGATGCCCGCTTTGATGGATTCCGTAGAAATTACATCAATATCTTCCAGCTCAATCCCCGCATCCGTTCCCTGGCCAATAACAGCGCCAGCGATGCCTGCGCTTTTACCATGTACCTGTATGCAGAGATGGCCCGGAAAACACCCGCGCTCACGGACCAGCTAACGGCGATGGACCTCGTCAGGAATTCCCTGGAGCAATACCTTGCCGGCATGAAAGCCTACGGACAGGTGGGCTACAAAGGCGGCTATGGCTGGCAAAGTGAATTCGATTCCTGCGACAGCGCCCCCTCATTGATCATGAGCGCCTGTTATTACATACTGGATACCAAAGACCATACCTGGGCCTCCCGCCACTATGAGGGCATCAAAGCCTGGGCAATGGCCATGATCGCCACCGACCACAATAAAGATGGCCTTATTGAGTACGGCCATTCGGGCAATGCGGGCAGCTGGACAGGCAGTTTTAAACGTCCGGCCAATTGGTGGGATACCATTGGATTTGGTCATGATGATGCTTATTCCAATATCCTCGTTTACCGCGCCACTACCCTGCTGGCTACTGTGGCGGCGCAGCTCAACAACAAAGCCGATGAAGCATTCTTCAACGTCTTTGCCGGCAAGTTGAAGGCCGCTTTCTATCCTGCCTTTTACAATGCCGCTACCGGCGTGCTGGCCGGCTGGCGCAGTAAGGACGGGCAATTGCACGATTACTATTTCCTGTTTGTGAACAGCATGGCTGTCACCTATGACCTGGTTGATGCCGAAGCAGGCAAACGGATGATGCAGGTGTTGCTGCAAAAAATGAAAGCGGTAGGTTATACCCGCTTCGACCTGGGCCTGCCGGGCAACCTGGTTCCCATTGCCGATGCTGATTATACCCACCACGATCCACGCTGGGGATACCAGCGGTTCCAGGTATATGAGAATGGCGGCGCTACCGGTTGTTATGCTTACTTTACCATTCATGCCCTGTTCAAACTGGGTATGCGCAGCGAAGCCGAAGCCATCTTATTTCCCATGCTCGAAAACTATACACAAAATCATTTCCAGGGCCCTTGTGCCGGTAGTGAAATGACCCGCGACTGGAAGACCTGGTCGGGCGAATGCTGGGGTTATGAAGGTTTCCTGGTGGATAATTATTTACCTTTCCTCGCTGTCCATGACCGGGAGCATGCACTATAA
- a CDS encoding isocitrate lyase/PEP mutase family protein produces the protein MKHTHFDTFYQLHHQSKPLLLANAWNVKSALAIENAGYEAIATSSGAIADSLGYKDGEVIPFSELLYIVKRISACTTIPLSVDLERGYAKDMDTLQDNIQHLIDLGVAGINIEDAEGEETYLEKLICIKNYLQKSGQRLFLNARIDAFLLKLPAPLETTLKRAKLYQDAGADGLFVTGVQDTNIIKKICSATILPVNVVGVAALSSIATLADCGVRRISMAGLLYRATYTRMGNMVKEIVKDQSLTSLHA, from the coding sequence ATGAAACATACCCATTTTGATACTTTCTATCAATTGCATCATCAATCAAAACCACTATTGTTAGCCAATGCATGGAATGTGAAGAGTGCGCTGGCGATCGAAAATGCCGGCTATGAGGCGATCGCTACTTCCAGTGGCGCTATTGCCGACTCATTGGGGTATAAGGATGGTGAAGTAATTCCCTTTAGCGAACTCCTGTATATAGTCAAAAGGATCAGCGCCTGTACAACCATACCATTGTCCGTGGACCTGGAAAGAGGATATGCAAAAGACATGGACACCCTGCAAGACAATATCCAACACTTAATTGACCTGGGCGTTGCAGGTATCAACATAGAAGATGCCGAAGGAGAAGAAACCTACCTCGAAAAACTGATCTGCATAAAGAACTACCTGCAAAAATCAGGTCAACGCTTATTCCTCAACGCACGCATAGATGCCTTCCTGTTAAAACTGCCGGCTCCGCTGGAAACCACCTTGAAAAGAGCAAAGCTATACCAGGATGCCGGCGCAGACGGCCTGTTTGTAACCGGTGTGCAGGATACCAATATTATTAAAAAGATCTGTTCGGCTACCATCCTGCCGGTAAATGTGGTGGGTGTAGCAGCCCTTTCATCAATAGCAACCCTGGCAGACTGTGGCGTTAGAAGAATCAGTATGGCAGGCTTGTTATACAGGGCCACCTACACCCGGATGGGCAATATGGTGAAGGAAATTGTAAAGGATCAATCGCTGACCTCGTTGCATGCGTAA
- a CDS encoding metallophosphoesterase, translating into MFKRLSFILFFITCTLLVAGQQSVQAPQLSAPGAYTWIWLPDPQTYQKFGRNQPLFETMIQWIKDQRQKLNIQLVFCTGDLVEQNNILQPDSINGDQTSLEQWRSVSAAFNKLNGVLPYILCTGNHDYGIKSAENRYSQFNSYFPPQGNPLTKSLLVEMAPNAAGAKTLENACYEWTSPTGQPFLLFSLEFAPRKDVLTWAKAIAARPAYRQHIGIVITHSYLNSTGQRIEKENYAVTDANYGEAMYKELVQPAGNIRFVFSGHIGNSDAHRDQVGYRLDTNAAKKEIHQVVFNAQREGGGWHGNGGDGWLRILEFLPDKRTIQVYTFSPFFYISPATRHLAWRRESYDQYTIRY; encoded by the coding sequence ATGTTTAAAAGACTCAGTTTCATTCTCTTCTTTATCACCTGTACCTTACTGGTAGCGGGCCAGCAATCCGTACAGGCGCCACAGTTATCCGCGCCGGGCGCTTATACCTGGATCTGGCTGCCCGATCCGCAAACCTATCAGAAGTTTGGACGCAACCAGCCCCTCTTTGAGACCATGATCCAATGGATCAAGGACCAGCGCCAAAAGCTCAATATCCAACTGGTGTTCTGTACCGGCGACCTCGTAGAGCAGAACAATATCCTGCAGCCCGATAGTATCAATGGCGATCAGACCAGCCTGGAGCAATGGAGGTCTGTGTCTGCTGCCTTCAACAAGCTCAATGGCGTGCTGCCTTATATCCTGTGTACCGGTAACCATGATTATGGCATTAAGAGTGCAGAGAACAGGTACTCCCAATTCAACAGTTATTTTCCGCCGCAAGGCAATCCCCTTACAAAGTCCTTGCTGGTAGAAATGGCGCCCAATGCAGCGGGCGCTAAAACACTGGAGAATGCCTGTTATGAATGGACATCTCCCACGGGCCAGCCCTTCCTCCTGTTTTCTTTGGAGTTTGCACCACGAAAGGACGTACTGACCTGGGCCAAAGCAATAGCGGCGCGACCCGCTTACAGGCAGCACATCGGCATCGTGATCACCCATAGCTACCTCAACTCTACCGGCCAGCGCATCGAAAAAGAAAACTATGCCGTGACCGATGCCAACTATGGTGAGGCCATGTACAAAGAGCTGGTGCAGCCTGCCGGCAACATCCGTTTTGTCTTCAGCGGGCATATTGGCAACAGCGATGCCCACCGCGACCAGGTGGGTTATCGCCTCGATACCAATGCCGCTAAAAAAGAGATACACCAGGTGGTATTCAATGCCCAGCGCGAAGGCGGCGGCTGGCATGGCAACGGAGGCGATGGCTGGTTGCGGATACTGGAGTTCCTGCCCGACAAAAGGACCATCCAGGTCTACACCTTTTCACCGTTCTTTTATATCTCACCGGCTACGCGCCACCTGGCCTGGCGCCGGGAGTCCTACGATCAATATACCATCCGGTATTAA
- a CDS encoding BREX system ATP-binding domain-containing protein: protein MLNLILQAPDYAVGIDDFRTRVLDYIKELSTRAGQSKVTAEKNPILYTKILKKAWENDGLIDKNESQILELLKFELGIWDREHFTLMHDESIIGLWDLEQEYYLARNTLLATGIVLTSGNRYVMADEVAEQIKKVFGIEIMDSSYKRLLAGLSREDLALILNYYALNVSGTKDAMIDRILNSLIPPSEVLNQLHLDSLRELCRRSAIQISGIKSTVIANILQFFDQNLDLVMAPAVQQAPVLPPAPELREMDAEIYSKILLSLTGQQLYDILAQSNLMTSGSKEEKVKRIVDSYLSERSALNHLRKDDIAQLCRKFTLQSSGSKQELIDRLLDYIPPVLPIPREIVDYQPLQPATSASIDPKESASLPISQESVPVPSGFDDVNAKFPGLNQEEKIILAILKEAKSITEQDLERIVAKHKLSWFLHKAHMAELMAKLKREGKSLIQIKSVQNTNIYQWIGGENADDQVVGKKSARDIIDALRHGVVPKNNLNLLMVGQQTAKTHLSEILLEVNSAKSHFKFIRGQYGSGKTFLCSWLKEFAIDNEFAVSFMNISHDQPLSDLPVFFSGMIAGLRTPEKLDSSALVDILESWLLNIHNKTAKIEGIVPAGPDSIKALTRAVEKTIEVELANLSGIEPGFSQALRAFYEGKVSGDLELTANAVAWITGSRSLSAQALRDIGVKGYLEPSNVFARMRAILEIISGARYKGLLLLVDELELVRKFPHARQREQALETLRLLIDEAGKNALPGCLLIFTGTDEFFEDERYGLRSYEALAERVMTPFTHQSFVSMRQPIISLESLDSERLNSVVLKIRDLYGIAYSWDAQQFADDASISQLIQEWTLFGEESVDRKPRPILREFIQMLDLCEENKGVSLSQFLKKPNLDIASPTTFHAN, encoded by the coding sequence ATGCTAAACCTGATCCTGCAAGCGCCTGACTATGCTGTAGGCATAGACGATTTTAGGACCCGTGTACTAGATTATATCAAAGAACTGTCCACCCGTGCAGGCCAGAGCAAGGTGACCGCAGAAAAGAATCCGATACTCTATACCAAGATCCTCAAGAAAGCATGGGAAAACGATGGGTTGATCGATAAAAACGAATCCCAGATATTGGAACTACTAAAATTTGAGCTGGGTATTTGGGACCGGGAACATTTTACCCTGATGCACGACGAGAGCATCATTGGATTGTGGGACCTGGAGCAGGAATACTACCTGGCCAGAAATACCCTGTTGGCTACGGGTATTGTACTGACCTCCGGCAACCGCTATGTAATGGCAGACGAAGTGGCGGAACAGATCAAAAAAGTATTCGGTATAGAGATCATGGATAGTTCCTATAAAAGATTGCTGGCTGGCCTTAGCCGGGAAGACCTTGCCCTGATTCTGAACTATTATGCGCTCAATGTCAGTGGTACCAAGGACGCGATGATCGACAGGATCCTTAATAGCCTGATCCCACCTTCTGAAGTTCTGAATCAATTGCACCTTGATAGTTTACGGGAACTTTGCCGCCGTTCAGCCATTCAAATCAGTGGAATAAAAAGTACCGTCATTGCCAATATCCTGCAGTTTTTTGACCAAAATCTTGATCTTGTAATGGCTCCAGCTGTGCAACAAGCGCCAGTTTTACCTCCTGCTCCCGAACTCCGGGAAATGGATGCAGAGATTTATAGTAAGATATTACTTAGCCTGACCGGTCAACAACTCTATGATATCCTCGCCCAAAGTAACCTGATGACCAGTGGTTCTAAAGAAGAAAAGGTAAAGCGTATCGTGGATAGTTATCTTTCTGAAAGATCAGCATTGAATCATCTTCGTAAAGACGACATTGCCCAGTTGTGCCGCAAATTTACTTTGCAGAGCTCCGGTTCCAAACAGGAATTAATTGATCGGCTCCTGGATTATATACCCCCTGTGTTGCCCATTCCACGCGAAATAGTGGACTACCAGCCCTTACAGCCTGCGACATCTGCTTCCATAGACCCCAAGGAATCGGCATCGCTACCTATTAGCCAGGAATCCGTGCCTGTTCCATCGGGTTTTGATGACGTCAATGCAAAATTCCCGGGGCTTAACCAGGAGGAGAAAATTATACTTGCGATCCTCAAAGAAGCAAAATCTATTACAGAACAGGACCTGGAAAGAATTGTAGCCAAACACAAACTGAGCTGGTTTTTGCATAAGGCCCATATGGCTGAATTAATGGCCAAGCTCAAAAGAGAAGGGAAATCATTGATTCAGATCAAAAGCGTACAGAATACCAATATTTATCAATGGATAGGTGGCGAGAATGCCGATGATCAGGTGGTGGGAAAAAAGTCTGCGAGGGATATCATCGATGCCCTGCGTCACGGAGTGGTGCCTAAAAATAATCTCAACCTGCTGATGGTGGGTCAACAAACTGCCAAAACTCATCTCTCGGAAATATTGCTGGAGGTAAATAGTGCGAAGTCTCATTTTAAATTTATTCGTGGTCAATATGGTTCCGGTAAAACCTTTCTCTGTTCCTGGCTCAAGGAATTTGCGATTGACAATGAATTTGCGGTATCCTTCATGAATATCAGTCATGATCAGCCTCTTTCAGACCTACCCGTCTTTTTCTCTGGCATGATTGCCGGACTACGTACACCGGAAAAATTAGATTCCAGTGCCCTGGTGGATATTTTGGAATCGTGGCTGCTCAATATCCATAATAAAACCGCCAAAATAGAAGGCATTGTGCCCGCTGGCCCGGATAGTATAAAGGCCCTTACACGGGCCGTAGAAAAGACGATTGAAGTAGAACTTGCTAACCTGAGTGGTATTGAACCTGGCTTTTCCCAGGCTTTGCGTGCCTTTTATGAAGGAAAGGTCAGCGGCGATCTTGAACTGACTGCTAATGCCGTGGCCTGGATCACAGGTAGCAGGTCACTGTCTGCACAGGCCCTGCGGGATATTGGCGTTAAGGGGTACCTGGAGCCCAGTAATGTCTTTGCGAGAATGCGGGCGATTCTGGAAATAATTAGCGGAGCCCGGTACAAAGGGTTGCTGCTGCTGGTAGATGAACTGGAGCTGGTACGCAAGTTCCCCCATGCCCGTCAACGAGAACAAGCCCTGGAAACATTACGCTTGCTGATCGACGAAGCTGGTAAAAATGCATTACCGGGTTGCTTACTCATCTTCACGGGAACTGATGAATTCTTTGAAGATGAGCGCTATGGCCTTCGGAGTTATGAAGCGCTGGCCGAAAGGGTCATGACGCCCTTTACCCACCAGAGCTTTGTCAGCATGCGTCAACCCATTATCAGTTTGGAATCACTCGACTCCGAGCGATTAAACAGTGTTGTTCTAAAGATCAGGGACCTATATGGAATTGCCTACAGTTGGGACGCACAGCAATTTGCCGACGATGCGTCTATTTCCCAATTGATCCAGGAATGGACCTTGTTTGGGGAGGAAAGTGTAGATCGCAAACCAAGACCCATACTCAGAGAGTTCATACAAATGCTCGATCTCTGTGAAGAAAATAAAGGCGTATCGCTGTCCCAGTTCCTAAAAAAGCCAAACCTCGATATAGCATCACCCACTACCTTTCACGCTAATTAA